Sequence from the Pseudomonas sp. 7SR1 genome:
CCTGCAGAGCCAGGAAGTCGGTCTGGGAGTTGACTTCCAGCAGGACGGCAGCCTTGCCGTCGTCCTTGATGGCGATGGCGCCTTCAGCGGCGACGTTGCCGGCTTTCTTGGCAGCCTTGATGGCGCCCGAAGCACGCATGTCATCAATGGCTTTCTCGATGTCGCCGCCAGCCTTGGTCAAGGCTTTCTTGCAGTCCATCATGCCTTCGCCGGTACGCTCGCGCAGTTCTTTGACCAACGCTGCAGTAATCTCTGCCATTTCAAAATCCTCTTGGATAGGTTTTCAACCATTCCACCCGACCGAACGGGCGATCAATTCTTCCTGGAAAACCACTGCTTATAGGCTGCGGCAGGTTACAAACAAGTCACTGCGCCGGCGACAAATGGTTTTCGAGGTGGCAAAAAGGGGGCCAAGCCCCCTTTTTGCTTACTGAGTCAACGCCAGGGCGTCGATTACTCAGCGGCTGCTGCCGGAGCTTCTTCAGCGAAGACTTCGGTGCCGCCGTTAACATTGTTGCGACCACGGATAACAGCGTCAGCCATCGAACCCATGTACAGCTGGATGGCGCGAATGGCGTCATCGTTGCCTGGGATGATGTAGTCAACGCCTTCCGGGCTGCTGTTGGTATCGACAACGCCGATGACCGGGATACCCAGCTTGTTGGCTTCGGTGATCGCGATGCGCTCGTGGTCAACGTCGATCACGAACAGTGCGTCAGGCAGACCGCCCATGTCCTTGATACCACCCAGGGAGCGGTCCAGCTTCTCAAGATCGCGAGTGCGCATCAGCGCTTCTTTCTTGGTCAGCTTGGCGAAAGTGCCGTCTTCGGACTGGACTTCGAGATCACGCAGACGCTTGATGGAAGCGCGAATGGTCTTGAAGTTGGTCAGCATGCCGCCCAACCAGCGGTGATCGACGTACGGCGAACCGCAACGTGCTGCTTCTTCAGCAACGATCTTGCCAGCGGAGCGCTTGGTGCCGACGAACAGAATCTTGTTTTTGCCCTGGGCCAGGCGCTCTACGAAGGTCAGTGCCTCGTTGAACATCGGCAGGGTTTTTTCAAGGTTGATGATGTGGATCTTGTTGCGCGCGCCGAAAATGTACTTGCCCATTTTCGGGTTCCAGTAACGGGTCTGGTGGCCGAAGTGCACACCGGCCTTCAGCATATCGCGCATGTTGACTTGGGACATGATAGTTCCTTGATAAGTCGGGTTTGGCCTCCACGTATCCCAATGACCAACCAGCGGCCTATATAAGCCGAAGGCACCCAGGTCATCGTGTCGACACGTGTGTGGATTTAAGCTCTCGGGGTCATCCCCGGAAAGCGGCGCATTTTATACCACAGCGAGGGCGAAAACGAAACCCGGATTCTTAAAACCTATTGTGGCAAGGGGATAACCCCCTCACCACAGAGTT
This genomic interval carries:
- the rpsB gene encoding 30S ribosomal protein S2, whose product is MSQVNMRDMLKAGVHFGHQTRYWNPKMGKYIFGARNKIHIINLEKTLPMFNEALTFVERLAQGKNKILFVGTKRSAGKIVAEEAARCGSPYVDHRWLGGMLTNFKTIRASIKRLRDLEVQSEDGTFAKLTKKEALMRTRDLEKLDRSLGGIKDMGGLPDALFVIDVDHERIAITEANKLGIPVIGVVDTNSSPEGVDYIIPGNDDAIRAIQLYMGSMADAVIRGRNNVNGGTEVFAEEAPAAAAE